A region from the Rosa rugosa chromosome 6, drRosRugo1.1, whole genome shotgun sequence genome encodes:
- the LOC133716951 gene encoding uncharacterized protein LOC133716951 gives MEDMAKSSSSAWKWCKDRPAVHWSKSHFKEQFKCDILLNNHSESFNKSILLARKKLILGCLEDIRTMTMVRLANRRNSGPNWKCRVGPRVEKLLKKNVDWSHDYRPLESSSMRFEIQGRGVGCQSGALAQHSVQLDNHSCTCRRWDLSGLPCGHAIAAIYSKGQSPDEFVHDNYTQEKYMKAYDPVINPLLECEEEPPAGTEKLPRSYYSQVKCGRCHKKGHNVRTCLRRNQGNVENEQMQGNGGAVNQQQQPQAQRNKGGCESAAAAAPSSKC, from the exons ATGGAGGATATGGCTAAATCTTCAAGTTCTGCATGGAAGTGGTGCAAGGATAGGCCTGCAGTTCATTGGTCTAAGTCTCATTTCAAGGAGCAGTTCAAATGTGACATACTTCTAAATAATCATAGCGAGTCATTCAACAAGTCGATTCTTCTAGCAAGAAAGAAGCTAATTCTTGGCTGTTTGGAGGACATAAGGACCATGACTATGGTGAGATTAGCCAATAGAAGAAACTCGGGGCCAAACTGGAAGTGTAGGGTGGGACCTAGAGTGGAGAAACTCCTGAAAAAGAATGTTGATTGGAGCCATGACTATAGACCTTTAGAGTCCAGCAGTATGAGGTTTGAAATCCAAGGCAGGGGTGTGGGTTGTCAATCTGGTGCGCTAGCACAACACTCAGTGCAGTTGGACAATCATTCCTGCACTTGCAGAAGATGGGACCTGAGTGGTCTTCCATGTGGCCATGCAATTGCAGCCATATATTCCAAGGGGCAATCACCTGATGAGTTTGTACATGACAATTACACTCAGGAGAAGTACATGAAGGCCTATGACCCAGTCATCAACCCATTGCTGGAGT GTGAAGAAGAACCTCCTGCTGGTACTGAGAAATTACCAAGAAGTTACTACTCTCAAGTGAAGTGTGGCAGATGCCACAAAAAGGGGCACAATGTTAGAACCTGTTTAAGAAGGAATCAG GGGAATGTGGAGAATGAGCAAATGCAGGGGAATGGGGGAGCTGTCAATCAACAGCAGCAACCCCAAGCTCAACGGAATAAGGGGGGCTGTGaatcagcagcagcagcagccccAAGCTCAAAATGTTGA
- the LOC133714841 gene encoding DEAD-box ATP-dependent RNA helicase 7 — MPSIDVSDYVLEAPKKEKKMKKSKKESITDSPISEKKSSSKKESKLKKRKALDMEADDEDRSDTSSELGEPVNLKPNGDSSVEKSKKKSKKAKVEEEEEEEEKVEVKKDDPNAVTKFRISAPLRAKLKEKGIEALFTIQAMTFDTILDGADLVGRARTGQGKTLAFVLPILESLTNGSAKEFRKTGYGRAPTVIVLLPTRELAKQVFADFEFYGGAVGLASCCVYGGSPYAAQEYKLKRGVDVIVGTPGRIKDHIERGNIDLSTLKFRVLDEADEMLRMGFVDDVEQILGKVKDVTKVQTLLFSATLPSWVQNISKRFLKSDKKTADLVGNEKMKASVNVRHIVLPCSSSARVDVIPDIIRCYSSGGRTIIFTETKDCASELSERLHGARPLHGDIQQGQREVTLAGFRSGKFSTLVATNVAARGLDINDVQLIIQCEPPRDVEDYIHRSGRTGRAGNSGVAVMLYDPRKSNISKIERESGVKFEHVSAPQPIDVAKAAGLSAAEMITNVSDSVIPAFKSVAQELLNTSGLSAVDLLSKALAKAAGYTDVKKRSLLSSMENHVTVLLEAGKPIYTASFAYSALRRFLPEEKVESVKGMALTTDGKGAVFDVAAEDLDMFLTGSQNAAGISIQVLDSLPSLQEKEARGGRFGGGGRGGSRFGGRGGGRGFSNGRNDRFGGGGGRGRGNYNRW, encoded by the exons ATGCCTTCTATAGACGTTTCCGATTATGTGCTGGAGGCTccgaagaaggagaagaagatgaaaaagtCGAAAAAGGAGTCCATAACCGACTCTCCGATTAGTGAGAAGAAGAGCAGTAGCAAGAAAGAGTCAAAGCTGAAGAAGCGGAAAGCGCTGGATATGGAGGCCGACGACGAAGACAGGAGCGACACCAGCTCCGAGCTCGGCGAGCCTGTCAATTTGAAGCCCAACGGCGATTCTTCGGTGGAGAAGAGCAAGAAGAAATCGAAGAAGGCcaaggtggaggaggaggaagaggaagaggagaaggTTGAGGTGAAGAAGGATGATCCTAATGCTGTAACCAAGTTTCGGATTTCGGCGCCGTTGAGGGCTAAGCTGAAGGAGAAGGGGATCGAGGCCTTGTTTACGATTCAGGCCATGACGTTCGACACCATTTTGGACGGGGCGGACTTGGTGGGCCGGGCTCGCACCGGTCAG GGTAAAACTCTGGCTTTTGTGTTGCCTATATTGGAGTCGTTAACAAATGGTTCTGCTAAAGAATTTCGAAAGACTGGATACGGCAGAGCACCGACTGTTATTGTTCTTTTACCCACCAGGGAGTTGGCCAAGCAG GTGTTTGCGGACTTTGAATTTTATGGTGGTGCTGTGGGGTTAGCATCGTGTTGTGTATATGGTGGATCTCCTTACGCAGCTCAAGAATATAAGTTGAAGAGAGGGGTTGATGTCATTGTGGGAACACCTGGTCGTATCAAG GATCATATTGAGAGGGGGAATATAGACTTGAGCACTTTGAAGTTTCGGGTCCTTGATGAAGCTGATGAAATGCTGAGGATGGGTTTCGTTGATGACGTTGAACAAATTCTAG GCAAGGTCAAAGATGTAACTAAAGTTCAAACGCTTCTCTTCAGTGCAACCTTACCCTCTTGGGTGCAAAAT ATTTCCAAAAGGTTTCTTAAATCAGATAAGAAAACTGCAGATCTGGTTGGTAATGAAAAGATGAAGGCCAGCGTCAATGTTAGGCATATTGTTCTTCCTTGCTCTAGTTCAGCTAGAGTAGACGTTATTCCTGACATCATTCGTTGTTATAGCAG TGGAGGTCGCACTATTATTTTCACTGAGACAAAGGATTGTGCTTCTGAGCTTTCTGAGAGGTTGCATGGAGCAAGACCTTTGCATGGGGACATACAGCAAGGTCAGCGGGAG GTCACACTTGCAGGTTTCAGGTCTGGCAAATTCTCGACATTAGTAGCCACAAATGTGGCAGCTCGTGGACTGGATATCAATGATGTTCAATTAATTATTCAG TGTGAACCTCCACGTGATGTAGAAGACTATATCCATCGATCCGGACGCACAGGGAGAGCCG GCAATTCTGGAGTTGCTGTAATGCTTTATGACCCTAGAAAGTCAAACATATCAAAGATCGAAAGAGAATCTGGggtgaaatttgagcatgttTCTGCTCCTCAGCCAATTGACGTTGCCAAAGCTGCAGGTCTTAGTGCAGCAGAAATGATTACTAATGTCTCTGATAG CGTAATTCCTGCATTCAAGAGTGTTGCTCAGGAGCTTCTAAACACCTCAGGCCTATCTGCAGTAGATCTACTGTCAAAGGCTCTTGCTAAGGCTGCT GGCTACACCGATGTAAAGAAGAGGTCACTTCTGAGTTCTATGGAGAACCATGTCACCGTACTGCTTGAAGCTGGAAAGCCCATTTACACAGCATC TTTTGCTTATTCGGCCTTGAGGAGGTTCTTGCCGGAGGAGAAGGTCGAGTCAGTGAAGGGTATGGCGCTAACAACTGATGGAAAGGGTGCAGTGTTTGATGTAGCTGCTGAAGATTTGGATATGTTTCTTACTG GTTCGCAAAATGCAGCTGGTATCAGCATACAGGTCTTGGACTCTTTGCCGAGTTtacaa